Proteins encoded by one window of Chryseobacterium aquaeductus:
- a CDS encoding peptidoglycan D,D-transpeptidase FtsI family protein: protein MNTRHIKIFSVLIILAVIFVARLSYLQLFTDRYALNAANTSIKTEYIIPQRGVIFDRNGKIMVGNQPAYEVSFTQALMKPDFDTISFCNLMKIDKKDFIKKIKTIKSEKYYSKLTPMTFIKDLSREDIARVQEIIFKYPAFSIVQRPQRQYEVSTSGNLLGYTSEVNDREIKKDSTYYLPGDLIGKTGIEKSYEKELRGVKGIKYIQKDIKLRNVGPYKNGTLDRDVITGKDITLTIDYDLQRIAEEMLVNKHGAIVAIDPNNGEVLVAATGPDIDPNLFTGPNKSKNLYALSRDTIYENKPTFDRSLQAGYPPGSTFKLLTALAAMQMGVMNEKTIFPCGGGFYYKGKRIKGHGGADPLIPSIQVSSNCFFTYAFIAIIKKYPGNPSRGVDEWKKIMSSFGVGEFLNNDFAVGAKGRIPSGDFYERRFKAIIKANGSKKDSYKNWDEMSTGAIYNGMGQGDVMVTPLQLANYVSAIANKGWFYTPHIVKAIDGKPNPDPRFKVKHKTLVDPKHFEPVLKGMEAVVLNGTARGLKSNDFTQLAKTGTAQVPQGKDNSIFVLIAPADKPKIVVVAVMEHAGFGATWAGPASTVIAEKYITGDLKREHLYKKMISASFMPEYKRQWIADLKRKGLYKEPKPDSIKLKRIQDSLNLIKKAKEKLNAKKKAEPKKPVKQ from the coding sequence TTGAACACACGCCATATAAAAATCTTCTCTGTTTTAATCATACTTGCTGTTATTTTCGTGGCAAGACTTTCTTATTTGCAATTGTTTACAGATAGATATGCGTTAAATGCTGCAAATACTTCCATAAAAACTGAATACATAATTCCGCAACGTGGAGTAATTTTTGACCGTAATGGGAAAATTATGGTGGGAAATCAGCCGGCCTACGAAGTTTCATTCACTCAAGCATTAATGAAACCGGATTTCGACACCATATCTTTTTGTAATTTAATGAAAATTGATAAAAAAGATTTTATCAAAAAAATTAAAACTATTAAAAGCGAAAAATATTATTCTAAATTAACTCCGATGACTTTCATCAAAGACCTCAGCAGGGAAGATATTGCCAGAGTTCAGGAGATTATATTTAAATATCCGGCCTTCAGTATCGTGCAGCGTCCACAGAGACAGTACGAAGTTTCTACATCCGGAAATTTGTTGGGTTACACCAGTGAAGTCAATGATAGAGAAATCAAGAAAGATTCTACTTATTATCTTCCGGGTGACCTCATCGGAAAAACTGGTATCGAAAAATCTTATGAAAAAGAACTTCGTGGTGTAAAGGGAATTAAATACATTCAGAAAGATATTAAACTTCGAAATGTAGGTCCTTACAAGAACGGAACTTTAGACCGGGACGTCATTACCGGAAAAGATATTACGCTCACGATTGATTATGATTTGCAGAGGATCGCTGAAGAAATGCTGGTCAATAAACATGGCGCTATCGTTGCGATTGATCCTAATAACGGTGAAGTTCTGGTTGCTGCCACAGGACCGGATATTGATCCAAACTTATTCACAGGACCCAACAAATCAAAAAATTTATACGCTTTATCGAGAGATACCATCTACGAAAACAAACCTACATTCGACAGATCATTACAGGCAGGTTATCCACCAGGTTCTACATTCAAGTTGCTTACCGCTTTAGCGGCAATGCAAATGGGTGTTATGAATGAAAAAACGATTTTTCCTTGTGGTGGCGGTTTTTATTACAAAGGAAAAAGGATAAAAGGTCACGGTGGTGCAGATCCTTTGATACCTTCTATACAGGTTTCCAGCAACTGTTTTTTCACGTATGCATTTATTGCGATTATAAAAAAATATCCAGGAAATCCGTCAAGAGGTGTCGATGAGTGGAAAAAAATAATGAGCAGCTTTGGCGTAGGAGAGTTTCTGAATAACGATTTTGCTGTAGGTGCAAAAGGCAGAATTCCATCTGGAGATTTCTATGAAAGAAGATTTAAAGCGATCATTAAAGCTAACGGTTCTAAAAAAGATAGTTATAAAAATTGGGACGAAATGTCTACCGGAGCCATCTACAACGGAATGGGCCAGGGTGATGTAATGGTGACGCCTCTTCAGTTGGCAAATTATGTTTCAGCGATTGCGAACAAAGGTTGGTTCTATACGCCTCACATTGTAAAGGCGATTGACGGAAAACCAAATCCAGATCCTAGATTTAAAGTGAAACACAAAACTTTAGTCGATCCCAAACACTTTGAGCCTGTTTTGAAAGGTATGGAAGCCGTAGTTTTGAATGGTACTGCAAGAGGTTTGAAGTCTAATGATTTTACTCAATTGGCAAAAACCGGGACGGCTCAGGTTCCGCAAGGAAAAGATAATTCGATTTTTGTATTGATTGCTCCTGCAGATAAACCCAAAATTGTGGTAGTTGCAGTAATGGAACACGCCGGATTTGGTGCGACCTGGGCTGGGCCGGCATCAACCGTGATTGCCGAAAAATATATAACAGGAGATCTAAAAAGAGAACATCTTTACAAAAAGATGATCTCTGCGAGTTTTATGCCCGAATATAAAAGACAGTGGATTGCTGATCTGAAAAGAAAAGGACTTTACAAAGAACCAAAACCCGATTCTATTAAGCTTAAAAGAATACAGGACAGTCTGAACCTGATTAAAAAAGCTAAAGAAAAACTGAATGCCAAGAAGAAAGCTGAACCCAAAAAACCTGTGAAACAATGA
- a CDS encoding rod shape-determining protein MreD, whose translation MISRTLFTDLLIMIFLVALQIYVLNKITLFGKFTPVLYPVFVMFYPFFRNKFQFLALSFLIGLSIDTLMHSGGYNAFATTLIAYFRTLIFRSSTDTSTDFFSFQSLQWTQFLLFLFSSIFLHQLFVQYMEFFKLSRIFEILINVLVTSVISFIFIVVYALIFKIKQKV comes from the coding sequence ATGATTAGCAGGACGTTATTTACAGATCTTTTGATCATGATTTTTCTTGTAGCATTACAGATTTATGTATTGAACAAGATTACGCTTTTCGGGAAGTTTACACCGGTTTTGTATCCGGTTTTCGTTATGTTTTATCCTTTTTTCAGAAATAAATTTCAGTTTTTGGCATTAAGTTTTTTAATAGGTTTGTCAATTGATACCTTAATGCATTCTGGTGGTTACAATGCTTTTGCAACAACGCTGATAGCGTATTTCAGAACATTAATTTTCAGATCTTCTACAGACACTTCTACAGATTTCTTCTCATTTCAGTCATTACAATGGACTCAGTTTTTGCTGTTCCTCTTTTCGAGCATATTTCTACACCAGCTTTTCGTACAGTATATGGAGTTTTTTAAATTGAGCAGAATTTTTGAAATATTAATTAATGTATTGGTAACTAGTGTAATTTCGTTTATATTTATAGTTGTTTACGCATTAATATTTAAAATCAAACAGAAAGTTTGA
- the mreC gene encoding rod shape-determining protein MreC has translation MGFLLRLFSKNALLVFFIFLQSIALVLIFSKNAMQRSWIAGQTAAFNSWVSGYIDEGVSYLKLKQTNEGLVAQNKALMLELYGKQGIKNPMFRKVHDTLGGGQIYTFVDGEIVFNSINRRNNYFTINRGKRDGVLPQMGVMAPKGIAGIVINSTDSYALVQSILSVNKIRINAALKKSGYFGTLTWKGDNSRVMHLSDVPKYVSLKIGDTIVTDGKSAIFPKGIMIGTVAGYTVDNQTGFWDISVELSEKMGALNKVFVVKNLKKAEVQKIQDTMRAVIKKEND, from the coding sequence ATGGGATTTTTGCTGAGATTATTTTCAAAGAACGCTCTTCTTGTTTTCTTTATTTTCCTGCAAAGTATTGCTCTTGTTCTGATATTCTCGAAAAATGCGATGCAGAGATCCTGGATTGCGGGGCAGACTGCTGCTTTTAATTCTTGGGTTTCCGGATATATTGACGAAGGAGTTTCTTATCTTAAATTAAAACAGACCAACGAAGGTCTCGTAGCGCAAAATAAAGCTCTGATGCTTGAGTTGTATGGAAAACAGGGAATCAAAAACCCTATGTTCAGAAAAGTACACGATACTTTGGGTGGCGGACAAATCTATACATTCGTAGACGGCGAAATTGTTTTCAACAGCATCAACCGACGAAACAACTACTTTACCATCAACCGCGGAAAACGTGATGGCGTACTTCCTCAAATGGGTGTCATGGCACCAAAAGGAATTGCCGGAATCGTCATCAATTCTACTGACAGTTATGCTTTGGTACAATCAATTTTAAGTGTAAATAAAATCAGAATCAATGCCGCTCTGAAAAAGTCTGGATATTTTGGCACATTGACCTGGAAAGGCGACAACTCAAGAGTGATGCATCTCTCGGACGTTCCTAAATATGTTTCCCTTAAAATTGGTGATACAATTGTAACAGACGGAAAATCAGCAATTTTCCCTAAAGGCATTATGATTGGTACGGTTGCAGGTTATACTGTGGATAACCAAACAGGTTTTTGGGATATTTCTGTTGAACTGAGTGAAAAAATGGGAGCTCTAAATAAAGTATTTGTCGTTAAAAACCTCAAGAAGGCTGAGGTTCAGAAAATTCAGGATACGATGCGGGCTGTAATAAAAAAAGAAAATGATTAG
- a CDS encoding rod shape-determining protein, which yields MSIFDMFTQDIAIDLGTANTLIIHNNKIVIDQPSIVAIERSTGKPIAVGEQAKHMQGKTHEDIKTIRPLKDGVIADFHASEHMIKEFIKKIPGIKGRFIQPALRIVICIPSGITEVEKRAVRDSAQKVNAKDVRLIYEPMAAAIGVGIDVQKPEGNMIIDIGGGTTEIAVVALGGIVCDKSVKIAGDVFTNDIAYFLRTHHNLYIGERTAERVKIEVGSAVEDLDVDIEDIPVQGRDLITGKPKEIMVGYKEIARALDKSIIRIEDAVMETLSLTPPELSADIYKTGIYLAGGGALLRGLADRLHKKTGLPVFVAEDPLRAVVRGTGIALKNMDKFNFLIK from the coding sequence ATGAGTATATTCGATATGTTTACGCAAGATATTGCGATAGACCTTGGAACTGCCAACACGCTTATCATCCATAACAACAAAATTGTTATAGATCAGCCTTCAATTGTTGCGATTGAGCGTTCTACGGGTAAGCCAATAGCAGTAGGGGAACAAGCAAAACATATGCAGGGTAAAACTCATGAGGATATTAAAACAATTCGTCCGTTGAAAGATGGTGTAATTGCAGATTTTCATGCTTCTGAGCACATGATCAAAGAATTTATCAAAAAAATTCCTGGGATCAAGGGAAGATTTATCCAGCCTGCTTTAAGAATTGTAATTTGTATTCCTTCCGGAATTACAGAAGTTGAAAAGAGAGCGGTAAGAGATTCTGCTCAAAAAGTAAATGCTAAAGATGTAAGGTTGATCTACGAACCAATGGCAGCTGCAATAGGAGTTGGTATTGACGTTCAGAAACCTGAAGGTAATATGATCATCGATATAGGCGGTGGTACTACAGAGATTGCCGTAGTGGCTTTGGGTGGTATCGTTTGTGATAAATCTGTAAAAATTGCAGGTGATGTATTTACCAATGATATTGCTTATTTCCTGAGAACTCACCACAATCTTTACATTGGTGAAAGAACTGCTGAAAGAGTAAAAATAGAAGTTGGTTCTGCCGTTGAAGATCTTGATGTTGACATCGAAGATATTCCGGTACAAGGTAGAGACTTGATTACGGGTAAGCCAAAAGAAATCATGGTTGGGTACAAGGAGATTGCCCGCGCTCTTGATAAATCTATTATCAGAATTGAAGATGCCGTAATGGAAACACTTTCTCTTACACCTCCGGAATTGTCTGCAGATATTTACAAGACAGGTATTTATCTTGCTGGTGGTGGTGCTTTGTTGAGAGGTTTGGCAGATAGACTTCACAAGAAAACCGGTCTTCCTGTTTTTGTAGCTGAAGATCCTTTGAGAGCCGTAGTACGCGGTACAGGCATCGCACTTAAGAATATGGATAAATTCAATTTCTTAATTAAATAA
- the hemA gene encoding glutamyl-tRNA reductase: MTQYSNIHQTSNFAVLSVSYEKADVETRGKFAFFDENIKNFVTRIHDENLGDAFVVSTCNRTEIYTTTSNYLFVAEEYCKTIGVNLSDFLPFANILTKEEALNHLFRVAAGLESQIIGDFEIIGQIKKAYARFKKERQNSNPFLERSINSAIQISKKIKNETAISNGAASVSYAAVHYILNNQKKLNEKNILLLGVGEIGQNTVENLVKHVYQPKIKIANRTQETAEKISEKYNIPHIDYADFDKEVENTDILIVATGAKIPIINKSHFQNGRETLVIDLSIPHNVDKNVSENENVTLIDVDELSKQIQETIQQREKEIPKAEKIIKEMTKDFLEWEKKRKLAPNIHHFKAVLKNMERNEMHNFYRKNKYININDMELSEKMIQKITNRFAKYIIDNPLKAEEISKLMHEILVEQPNNEFNEKH, translated from the coding sequence ATGACACAGTATTCCAATATACATCAGACGTCAAATTTTGCTGTACTTTCAGTGAGTTATGAAAAGGCGGATGTAGAAACGAGAGGCAAATTTGCATTTTTTGACGAAAACATCAAAAACTTTGTTACCCGAATTCATGATGAAAATTTAGGGGATGCTTTTGTGGTTTCCACCTGCAACAGAACCGAAATTTACACTACCACTTCCAACTATCTTTTTGTAGCCGAAGAATACTGCAAAACCATTGGTGTGAATCTTTCAGACTTTTTGCCTTTTGCCAATATTTTAACAAAAGAAGAAGCTCTGAATCATTTGTTCAGAGTAGCAGCAGGTTTGGAAAGTCAGATCATCGGAGATTTTGAAATCATCGGGCAGATCAAGAAAGCTTACGCAAGATTTAAGAAAGAAAGACAAAACTCGAATCCTTTTTTGGAAAGATCAATCAACTCGGCGATTCAGATTTCGAAAAAAATAAAGAACGAAACTGCAATTTCCAACGGAGCCGCTTCTGTTTCTTATGCTGCCGTTCATTATATTTTAAATAATCAAAAGAAACTTAACGAAAAAAACATTTTGCTTTTGGGCGTAGGTGAAATTGGGCAAAATACGGTTGAAAATTTAGTGAAACACGTTTACCAGCCTAAAATTAAAATCGCCAACCGAACTCAGGAAACTGCAGAGAAAATTTCTGAGAAATACAATATTCCACATATTGATTACGCAGATTTTGATAAAGAAGTGGAAAATACTGACATTCTTATCGTAGCAACAGGTGCAAAAATTCCCATCATCAACAAATCTCATTTTCAAAACGGAAGAGAAACTTTGGTGATTGATCTTTCGATTCCGCATAATGTTGACAAAAATGTTTCTGAGAATGAAAATGTAACGTTAATTGACGTTGATGAGCTTTCAAAACAAATTCAGGAAACCATTCAGCAGAGAGAAAAAGAAATTCCGAAAGCAGAAAAAATCATCAAGGAAATGACCAAAGACTTCCTGGAGTGGGAAAAAAAGAGAAAACTGGCTCCCAATATCCATCATTTTAAAGCGGTTCTCAAAAATATGGAACGCAACGAAATGCACAATTTTTACAGAAAAAATAAGTACATCAATATCAACGACATGGAGCTTTCTGAGAAGATGATTCAGAAAATTACCAATCGTTTTGCAAAATATATTATCGATAATCCTCTCAAAGCCGAAGAAATTAGTAAATTAATGCACGAAATATTAGTTGAACAACCAAACAACGAATTTAATGAAAAGCATTAG
- the hemC gene encoding hydroxymethylbilane synthase, with protein sequence MKSIRIGTRNSALALWQAREVARHLQNNNYLTEITPIVSSGDKNLNQPLYSLGITGVFTKDLDTALLNDEIDIAVHSLKDVPTKLPENIELIAHLERDYPQDVLIRRKSAKDKEFHELKLATSSLRRRAFWLKHYPNTEFFDIRGNIQTRLQKLEEQDFDATILSLAGIKRMKMDINYEMLPVMIPAASQGVICVVGHKDKPEINEILKTINHKQTQICVEMERSFLSTLEGGCTAPIGAFAEKIENQIRFKGALCSLDGKNYIGIDESFEYNEEENFGEKFADIILENGGRELMAEIKNQL encoded by the coding sequence ATGAAAAGCATTAGAATAGGAACCAGAAATTCAGCACTTGCTCTTTGGCAGGCAAGAGAAGTTGCCAGGCACTTACAAAACAATAATTATCTTACTGAGATTACTCCAATCGTATCTTCGGGCGACAAAAACCTCAACCAACCTCTCTATTCCTTAGGAATTACGGGCGTTTTTACGAAAGATCTTGATACCGCCTTATTAAATGACGAAATTGATATTGCCGTACATTCTCTGAAAGATGTTCCTACGAAACTTCCGGAAAACATCGAATTGATTGCTCATCTTGAAAGAGATTATCCTCAAGATGTTTTAATCAGAAGAAAATCTGCGAAAGACAAAGAATTTCACGAGCTTAAACTCGCTACCAGCAGTTTGAGAAGACGAGCGTTCTGGCTGAAACATTACCCGAATACAGAATTTTTTGACATCAGAGGAAACATTCAGACTCGCTTACAAAAATTAGAAGAACAAGATTTTGATGCAACTATTTTATCTCTCGCCGGAATCAAAAGAATGAAAATGGACATCAATTACGAGATGCTTCCCGTAATGATTCCTGCCGCTTCGCAAGGTGTAATTTGTGTTGTGGGACATAAAGATAAACCTGAAATCAACGAGATTTTAAAAACAATCAATCACAAACAAACTCAGATTTGTGTAGAAATGGAAAGAAGTTTCCTGAGTACATTGGAAGGCGGATGTACCGCTCCGATTGGTGCTTTTGCGGAAAAAATTGAAAATCAGATTCGTTTCAAAGGAGCGCTTTGTTCTCTCGACGGGAAAAACTATATTGGTATTGACGAAAGTTTTGAATATAATGAAGAAGAAAACTTTGGTGAAAAATTTGCTGACATCATTTTAGAAAACGGTGGTAGAGAATTGATGGCAGAGATTAAAAATCAGCTTTAA
- a CDS encoding DUF1287 domain-containing protein has product MKKYFSIILFLLFVFTTNAQTQFTQKLSNAALSLTKDKVNYDPAYYSIKYPNGDVAANKGVCTDVIIRAYRKIGIDLQKEVHEDMKNNFSKCPKKFGLKKPDTNIDHRRVPNLMVFFAKFGKSKSIEKTSSIYVPGDIVTWLLPGNLTHIGIVVNKKSADGKRYLIVHNIGGGQVIEDCLFNFTITGHYQYPK; this is encoded by the coding sequence ATGAAAAAGTACTTTTCCATAATCTTATTTCTGCTTTTTGTTTTTACGACCAATGCACAAACTCAGTTTACTCAAAAGCTTTCTAATGCAGCGTTGAGTTTAACCAAGGACAAAGTCAATTACGATCCCGCTTATTACTCAATCAAATATCCTAATGGCGATGTAGCAGCTAATAAAGGTGTGTGCACGGATGTAATTATCCGAGCGTACAGAAAAATCGGAATTGATTTGCAGAAAGAAGTACATGAAGATATGAAGAACAATTTTTCTAAATGTCCCAAAAAGTTTGGTTTGAAGAAGCCTGACACAAATATCGATCACAGAAGAGTTCCGAACCTGATGGTTTTCTTTGCGAAATTCGGGAAGTCAAAATCTATTGAAAAAACTTCTTCAATCTATGTTCCCGGAGATATTGTCACATGGCTTCTGCCGGGAAATTTAACGCATATCGGAATTGTTGTCAATAAGAAATCTGCCGATGGAAAAAGATATTTAATTGTTCACAATATTGGTGGCGGACAGGTTATTGAAGATTGTCTATTTAATTTTACGATTACCGGTCATTATCAATATCCAAAATAA
- a CDS encoding N-acetylmuramoyl-L-alanine amidase, with protein sequence MKRLICILFLLILNFSPAQKSDFKIINKPINYSEERIRLSLEYLKEHHGLTQKSLTIVPKIIVLHYTAGGTVESNFKYFNKTHLESARNTLKKQSSLNVSSQYIVDRDGTIYQLMEPDTFARSD encoded by the coding sequence ATGAAAAGGCTTATCTGCATTTTATTTTTATTGATTTTAAATTTTTCTCCTGCGCAGAAAAGTGATTTTAAGATAATAAATAAACCAATCAATTATTCCGAGGAGAGAATTCGTCTCAGTTTAGAATATCTCAAAGAACATCACGGTTTGACTCAAAAATCACTAACGATTGTGCCGAAAATAATTGTTCTGCATTACACAGCAGGCGGAACCGTGGAAAGCAATTTTAAATACTTCAACAAAACCCATCTCGAAAGCGCAAGAAACACTTTAAAAAAACAAAGTTCTTTAAATGTTTCGTCACAATATATTGTTGACCGGGATGGAACGATTTATCAATTGATGGAGCCGGATACGTTTGCACGATCGGACTAA
- a CDS encoding peptidoglycan recognition protein family protein — protein sequence MGSKNQPLTEKQVAANTQLVRQLTQKYKIEYLIGHSEYGVFRNSKLWKESDPKYFTGKEDPGKDFMNKVRQQVADLKLKDKPLN from the coding sequence ATAGGAAGCAAAAATCAACCGCTCACAGAGAAACAGGTTGCCGCAAACACTCAGTTAGTGAGACAATTAACTCAAAAATATAAAATCGAATATTTAATCGGTCATTCAGAATACGGAGTTTTCAGAAATTCAAAACTTTGGAAAGAATCTGACCCGAAATATTTTACAGGAAAAGAAGATCCGGGAAAAGATTTCATGAATAAAGTAAGACAGCAAGTCGCAGACTTAAAGTTAAAAGACAAACCACTTAACTAA
- a CDS encoding uroporphyrinogen-III synthase, whose product MKILFTKNIDSELLSKELGNDILAECVEVIKIENLQVETFDLKNYSLIFTSSNGVKSFFENHFKPSEDFTAKNYNKIYCVGEKTKTELRKNGFGTFKVLKNAEMLSKFIIDYCQHEKFIHFCGNLAIDVLDQKLPLQNISYQKVTIYETNEIYPTITEKYHAIVFFSPSGVRSFAKNNSLENTILFSIGETTSKELKKYTKSEIFTSKKNTLSNLLLVIKDTLNNI is encoded by the coding sequence ATGAAAATTTTATTTACCAAAAACATAGATTCAGAGTTGCTTTCCAAAGAATTGGGAAACGATATTTTGGCTGAGTGTGTTGAGGTCATTAAAATAGAAAATTTGCAAGTTGAAACATTCGATTTAAAAAATTACTCTTTGATTTTTACAAGTTCAAACGGTGTAAAATCTTTTTTTGAAAATCATTTTAAACCTTCAGAAGACTTTACGGCAAAAAACTACAATAAAATTTACTGCGTTGGTGAAAAAACCAAAACAGAACTTCGGAAAAATGGTTTCGGCACTTTTAAAGTTTTAAAAAATGCGGAAATGCTTTCAAAATTCATCATTGATTATTGTCAGCATGAGAAATTCATTCATTTCTGTGGAAATCTGGCAATTGACGTTTTAGACCAAAAACTTCCGCTGCAAAATATAAGTTATCAAAAGGTCACGATTTATGAAACAAATGAGATCTATCCTACAATAACTGAAAAATATCATGCAATAGTTTTTTTTAGCCCAAGCGGAGTTCGTAGTTTTGCGAAAAATAATTCTTTGGAAAATACAATTCTCTTTTCAATCGGAGAAACTACCTCAAAAGAATTAAAAAAATATACAAAATCAGAGATTTTTACAAGTAAAAAAAATACTTTATCAAACCTGTTGCTGGTCATCAAAGACACTTTAAATAACATTTAA
- the hemE gene encoding uroporphyrinogen decarboxylase has product MIKNDLYLKALRGETVERPPVWMMRQAGRYLPEFIALREKYDFFTRCQTPELASEITVQPIRRYPLDAAILFSDILVVPQAMGIDFKMKENVGPWLDNPIRTMEDVQNVIVPDVNDTLGYVFDAIELTLIKLDNEIPLIGFAGSPWTLLCYCVEGKGSKAFDIAKSFCFQQPEAAHLLLQKITDTTIAYLKRKVEKGVSAVQVFDSWGGMLSPQDYQEFSWQYISQIVEALAPLTHVVVFGKGCWFALEDMTMAPVSALGVDWTIKPELARTLTNHTMTLQGNFDPARLHSTPETIKKMVNEMINRFGKDRYIANLGHGILPNIPLENAEAFIRAVVDWKPNN; this is encoded by the coding sequence ATGATAAAAAACGACCTATATTTAAAAGCACTTCGTGGCGAAACTGTAGAAAGACCACCCGTTTGGATGATGAGACAGGCAGGAAGATATTTGCCGGAATTCATTGCGTTACGCGAAAAATACGACTTTTTCACAAGATGTCAGACTCCGGAGTTGGCTTCTGAAATCACCGTTCAACCTATCAGAAGATATCCTTTGGATGCTGCGATTTTATTTTCAGACATTTTGGTGGTTCCTCAGGCGATGGGAATTGATTTTAAAATGAAAGAAAACGTTGGTCCTTGGTTGGATAATCCTATCAGAACAATGGAAGATGTGCAGAATGTGATTGTTCCGGATGTGAATGACACTTTAGGCTATGTTTTTGATGCGATTGAATTAACTTTAATTAAATTAGACAACGAAATTCCATTGATTGGTTTTGCGGGCTCACCTTGGACGCTTCTTTGCTATTGCGTGGAAGGAAAAGGAAGTAAGGCTTTTGATATTGCGAAATCTTTCTGTTTCCAACAGCCGGAAGCTGCGCATTTATTGTTACAGAAAATTACTGATACAACGATTGCTTATTTAAAAAGAAAAGTAGAAAAAGGAGTTTCTGCAGTTCAGGTTTTCGATTCTTGGGGCGGAATGCTTTCTCCACAAGATTATCAGGAATTTTCCTGGCAATACATCAGCCAAATTGTTGAGGCTTTGGCTCCGTTGACACACGTTGTTGTATTCGGAAAAGGATGTTGGTTTGCACTGGAAGATATGACGATGGCACCGGTTTCTGCTTTGGGTGTTGACTGGACGATCAAACCTGAATTGGCGAGAACATTGACGAATCATACGATGACATTGCAAGGAAATTTTGATCCTGCAAGATTACACTCAACTCCTGAAACGATTAAGAAAATGGTGAATGAAATGATCAACCGTTTCGGGAAAGACAGATATATTGCTAATTTAGGTCACGGAATTCTACCAAATATTCCTTTGGAAAATGCGGAAGCGTTTATCAGAGCTGTGGTGGATTGGAAACCTAATAATTGA